A genomic segment from Tachysurus fulvidraco isolate hzauxx_2018 chromosome 21, HZAU_PFXX_2.0, whole genome shotgun sequence encodes:
- the sec16a gene encoding protein transport protein Sec16A isoform X4, translating to MQPPPRAVPPGACGTPPPPTSGGSNAFRRNRPHKHGALAPNATSTPPPQPLTDPFAFGRQGSFSATVSNQTPPLNSSPLPMQAPLGACFNQTGPPQGQPSGAQVPIAGPVHTFFPHHVGSSGSPLGSNLPSAEPGYFSSQEPMPYIAQLPNSVPSFTHTVHASPAALTPSVQSTPSFQPTPPAPSHSGTDHGSRPPSVQNYFQPTSDTPQPFHAHPQAQAPPPAPLPHPGPFQSHTLNHSQSALLNIGEPAISQQQNTLFSAQSYLSQTGGAPEPWYSQVPQDPLQRTCPLPYTVPSADHGTLSMFFHGNDVENEETLSGEGHVNGVSHPPQGREANENINPFLNETGNVNVTTGPCDSVENLECVPNLEVLPNEPPSSHAYEAGPNLETPDTGSRPARSASVSSSYSNVSHSSGHTPHSSSHPPRRYQGVVGTFIQQESPRPTDTPASHPSAGGYFEQIDSAPAPEQSPTFPTPSPPKPVGVFQASANSSFEPVRSHSVGVRPTEVDRARMVKEKGGVDILPGNLEQPPDNLETIYFPGGQDRRPSSRAQGLRRPCESPATTLWAQSDAASLGANILLAPAAPSLATTMASSSKPSTEIIQPPEDGPLDLQPPLTHAQPHSENLENPPDSAPQASLGYASLLVSTPPTESLNQPVLIATPSSNYTVISPQIPVPTTNQMSPKDSNVPVQSPSQAQVASQLPQCSHSANLPPPLFSQTPIGFHQPSNQSPLNQAREVQDASLPVQPAQSTILKAQSPGSQSLPSSNSQIPSSVSVISQNHRSNYELLDFSMHQTQSTNQATSHTAPTPVNNAAGFYLQVTKDLQQGTRADNEPPLQQPTPNLPRVPSNQSSTAPSNPSNPANPASQYQPPPQATPVSQATTFSTYPPQSVNSAGTHEPQRPPSVHGGQQGYGVPPPVPPEPGLGSYYAEYQDGRHPFPQSYPPMDPRAQSYYQDDPYRRGDLRYNRYNGPNPGYREADRQPERPSSRTSQYSDQPSSREGYAEDYPRPNRSAYEDYYANYYKYMDQNRWYDPNALYDPRYRSYYEQAYGWYNYDPEAYRRADPYFGQRYSNRREGYDDPWRYYPGYDSSFDDECRPRETYGDELERRSVHSDRSTHSRRSSFSSRSQQSQVYRSQTDLVAAGYEATTTTLPVDYSYGQFPEQSTTLNYSQYDATNSTWAAPEQAPPRPLTPEKYSVPHCCARFGPAGQLILVQPNLPSAGQPALVEVHSMETMMQDFSEQAELRAFPGPLVKEETHKVDVIKFAQNKAQECTRNDDLIDKDSAFLIWEFIVLLCRQNGTVVGTDIADLLLKEHRSVWLPGKSPNEANLIDFNNEAIERPEEEGSGPLSLLSDTFMGVAENVGKETERFRELLLFGRKKDALESAMKNGLWGHALLLASKMDNRTHARVMTRFANSLPINDPLQTVYQLMSGRMPASATCCGDEKWGDWRPHLAMVLSNLTHALDLDTRTITTMGDTLASKGLLDAAHFCYLMAQVGFGVFTKKSTKIVLIGSNHSLSFVRFCTIEAIQRTEAYEYAQSLGSQPISLPNFQVFKFIYACHLAEMGLCAQAFHYCEVISRALLALPNYHSPAFINQLIQMSERLRFFDPQLKEKPEQELFQEPDWLLQLRKLSNQIRDGVITLRTDRSTPQPSACTTPNSEGQASHAEAPSFISDSHNPLMTSLMPQPGPSTPGVQLMPPAPVTILQDGTASLHHGPLHIEGVPFNPTAPAPPQPGFIPQYQPENQSYQSMPAQSPTLQPPGMPPQIPFYTPMEIPPQTSPQMPPQMPPQMPPQMPSQMPLQMPPQMSPQNSLHMHPHMPPHIPQQIHGVESTPTPPSPQSPSAHAPPAQMDFYDNMAQMSTGRRSRTTSQSSVHRISGRRSRTTSESSTHSAGRERSNSLANQSSPPPPPIPEAPIQEAPKKTKKDSPKKGGGGGIFSWLSRRVKNEVHLPDDNNKSIVWDERRQRWVNQDEGEEEVKPVAPPPKTFPKAPMGVGPGMGGASTGPPAGPPINVFSRKAGTKARYVDVLNPGRRNSNPTPAVAPPADLFAPLAPMAMPANLFVPSAAPDDQHPVEGSVPDSNGNTEHIQPNTAVPQVPTEIPGQGAPPPGTVTFYNPSQFAQSVPAARARPGRLGQREYPTLK from the exons ATGCAACCCCCTCCTCGTGCTGTGCCTCCTGGAGCATGTggtacaccaccaccacctacCTCTGGTGGTTCAAATGCTTTCAGGAGAAATCGACCACACAAGCATGGAGCACTTGCACCCAATGCAACATCAACTCCACCTCCACAGCCACTGACTGACCCTTTTGCCTTTGGGAGGCAAGGCTCTTTCTCTGCAACAGTAAGCAACCAGACTCCTCCACTAAACAGTAGTCCTCTTCCTATGCAAGCCCCTCTCGGAGCATGTTTTAACCAGACTGGTCCACCTCAAGGCCAACCATCAGGAGCACAAGTGCCAATAGCTGGTCCTGTTCACACCTTTTTCCCTCATCATGTTGGCTCTTCAGGATCTCCATTGGGCTCTAATCTACCTTCTGCTGAACCTGGGTATTTCAGCTCCCAAGAACCAATGCCATACATCGCACAGTTGCCTAACTCTGTCCCTTCATTCACCCACACAGTGCATGCTTCCCCTGCAGCCTTGACCCCGTCAGTTCAAAGTACACCTTCATTTCAGCCCACGCCACCTGCTCCATCTCATTCCGGAACTGATCATGGCAGTCGTCCTCCTTCTGTTCAGAACTACTTTCAGCCAACCAGTGATACACCACAGCCATTTCATGCACACCctcaggcacaggctcccccaCCTGCCCCCTTGCCCCATCCTGGCCCATTTCAGTCACACACTCTGAATCATAGTCAGTCAGCCCTACTGAATATAGGTGAGCCAGCAATTTCCCAACAACAAAACACTCTATTTTCTGCCCAGAGTTATCTCAGCCAGACTGGTGGTGCCCCAGAGCCATGGTATAGTCAGGTTCCACAGGATCCCTTGCAGCGTACCTGTCCTCTTCCATATACAGTTCCATCTGCTGACCATGGAACACTGTCCATGTTCTTTCATGGCAATGATGTAGAAAATGAAGAAACTCTTTCTGGGGAGGGCCATGTCAATGGGGTCTCTCACCCTCCCCAGGGCAGGGAAgcaaatgaaaacattaatCCCTTTTTGAATGAAACTGGGAATGTCAACGTGACTACAGGTCCATGTGACTCAGTTGAGAATCTGGAATGTGTTCCAAATCTGGAAGTTTTGCCTAATGAACCACCATCAAGCCATGCTTATGAGGCAGGGCCTAACTTGGAAACACCGGACACTGGCTCTCGTCCTGCACGATCAGCAAGTGTTTCATCCAGCTATAGCAATGTCAGTCACAGTAGTGGCCATACCCCCCACAGTAGCAGCCACCCTCCACGACGATATCAGGGAGTTGTTGGGACGTTTATCCAGCAAGAAAGCCCCCGGCCCACTGATACACCAGCATCCCACCCTTCTGCTGGTGGTTACTTTGAACAGATAGATTCTGCTCCTGCTCCAGAGCAAAGTCCAACTTTCCCCACACCCAGCCCTCCTAAACCAGTCGGGGTGTTCCAGGCCAGTGCTAACTCTTCATTTGAGCCTGTGCgatcacacagtgtaggggttAGACCTACTGAAGTTGACCGTGCTAGAATGGTAAAGGAAAAAGGTGGAGTTGATATCTTGCCTGGCAACTTGGAGCAGCCTCCAGACAATTTGGAGACAATCTACTTTCCCGGAGGACAGGATCGCAGGCCTTCGTCTCGAGCTCAGGGGTTGCGACGACCCTGTGAAAGTCCTGCCACAACCCTTTGGGCTCAAAGTGATGCAGCTAGCCTTGGTGCTAATATACTTTTGGCACCTGCTGCACCTTCTCTTGCTACTACTATGGCTTCATCATCTAAGCCCAGTACTGAGATCATCCAGCCACCAGAAGATGGGCCCCTGGATCTGCAGCCTCCTCTGACACATGCACAGCCTCACTCTGAGAACCTTGAGAATCCACCTGACTCAGCTCCTCAGGCAAGTTTGGGATATGCTTCTTTGCTAGTGTCCACGCCTCCCACAGAGTCTCTCAACCAGCCTGTTTTGATTGCCACGCCTTCTTCCAATTATACAGTGATTTCTCCTCAAATACCTGTTCCAACAACCAATCAAATGAGTCCCAAGGATTCGAATGTACCTGTTCAATCACCGTCTCAAGCACAAGTGGCTAGTCAGTTGCCACAGTGTTCTCATTCCGCTAATCTTCcacctcctctcttctctcaaACACCAATCGGCTTTCACCAACCTTCAAACCAAAGTCCATTAAATCAGGCACGAGAAGTTCAAGATGCTTCACTTCCTGTCCAACCAGCCCAGTCTACAATTTTGAAGGCCCAATCACCAGGAAGCCAATCACTTCCATCTTCTAATTCACAAATTCCTTCTTCTGTTTCTGTGATCAGTCAAAATCATCGCTCAAATTATGAACTTCTTGATTTTTCTATGCACcaaacacagagcacaaatcAGGCCACTTCTCATACAGCTCCTACCCCAGTAAATAATGCCGCTGGCTTTTACTTGCAGGTCACAAAAGATTTGCAGCAAGGGACACGAGCTGATAATGAGCCTCCTCTTCAGCAACCAACCCCAAATCTCCCTAGAGTTCCTAGTAATCAGTCCAGTACTGCCCCTTCTAATCCCTCCAATCCAGCTAATCCAGCATCACAATATCAACCTCCCCCACAGGCTACACCTGTTTCTCAAGCCACCACATTCTCCACATATCCTCCTCAATCTGTTAACTCTGCTGGTACCCATGAGCCCCAGCGCCCCCCATCTGTACATGGCGGTCAGCAGGGTTACGGTGTCCCACCTCCAGTGCCTCCTGAGCCTGGACTTGGCAGCTACTATGCAGAGTACCAGGATGGAAGGCATCCTTTCCCACAATCGTACCCACCCATGGACCCAAGGGCTCAGAGCTACTACCAG GATGACCCATATCGAAGGGGAGATCTGCGGTATAATCGGTACAATGGACCAAATCCTGGGTACCGGGAAGCTGACCGACAGCCAGAGAGGCCAAGTTCTAGGACCAGTCAGTACTCTGACCAACCCAGCTCCAG GGAGGGGTATGCTGAGGATTACCCCAGGCCTAACCGCAGTGCCTATGAAGACTACTATGCAAATTACTATAAGTATATGG ATCAGAACAGGTGGTACGACCCTAATGCTCTTTATGATCCTCGTTATCGAAGTTACTATGAGCAGGCCTATGGATGGTATAATTATGACCCTGAGGCCTACAGAAGAGCTGACCCTTACTTTGGCCAACGGTATTCCAACAG GCGTGAAGGCTATGATGACCCATGGCGTTACTATCCCGGATATGATTCAAGTTTTGATGATGAATGCCGTCCACGAGAAACGTATGGAGATGAGTTAGAGCGCCGTTCAGTTCACAGTGACAGATCAACACACAGCCGCCGGAGCAGCTTCAGCTCCCGCTcacagcag agtcaGGTGTACAGGAGTCAGACGGATCTTGTTGCTGCAGGTTATGAAGCTACAACAACCACACTGCCTGTAGATTATTCGTATGGCCAGTTCCCAGAGCAGTCAACCACCCTGAATTACAGCCAGTATGATGCCACAAACTCCACATGGGCTGCCCCTGAACAGG CTCCTCCAAGGCCGTTGACACCGGAGAAGTACTCAGTTCCTCACTGCTGTGCAAGGTTTGGACCAGCAGGTCAGCTGATCTTAGTTCAGCCCAACCTGCCCTCAGCTGGGCAGCCTGCCCTTGTCGAGGTTCATAGCATGGAG ACAATGATGCAGGATTTTTCAGAGCAGGCCGAGTTACGAGCCTTCCCAGGACCACTTGTCAA GGAGGAAACCCATAAAGTTGACGTTATAAAGTTTGCCCAAAACAAAGCCCAGGAGTGCACGCGAAATGATGACCTCATTGATAAGGACTCTGCCTTTCTGATCTGGGAGTTCATCGTACTGCTGTGTCGTCAGAATggg ACTGTAGTTGGCACAGACATTGCTGATCTCTTGCTGAAGGAACATCGTTCTGTGTGGCTGCCAGGAAAATCGCCTAATGAGGCGAACCTCATTGATTTCAACAATGAGGCGATAGAACGGCCAGAGGAGGAGGGGTCAGGGCCACTCTCGCTCTTGTCCGACACGTTCATGGGTGTGGCTGAAAACGTTGGAAAGGAGACTGAACGCTTCCGAGAGCTCCTGCTCTTTGGGCGGAAAAAG GATGCTCTGGAGTCTGCTATGAAGAACGGACTTTGGGGCCATGCCCTACTATTGGCTAGTAAGATGGACAATAGAACACATGCAAGAGTCATGACCAG gTTTGCCAACAGTCTTCCAATTAATGATCCACTGCAGACAGTCTACCAGCTCATGTCAGGAAGGATGCCTGCTTCTGCCACG TGTTGTGGGGATGAGAAGTGGGGTGACTGGCGTCCTCACCTGGCCATGGTTCTTTCCAACCTCACACATGCACTTGACCTGGACACACGCACCATCACGACCATGGGAGATACGCTGG ctTCTAAAGGTCTGCTTGATGCTGCTCATTTCTGTTACTTGATGGCTCAAGTGGGTTTTGGTGTCTTTACCAAGAAAAGCACCAAGATAGTCCTCATTGGCTCCAACCACAG tctttCATTTGTGAGGTTCTGTACTATAGAAGCGATCCAGAGGACAGAAGCGTATGAATATGCACAGTCACTTGGTTCCCAGCCTATTTCACTGCCCAACTTCCAG GTGTTTAAGTTCATCTACGCTTGCCATCTGGCTGAAATGGGGCTTTGTGCCCAAGCATTTCACTATTGTGAGGTCATTTCCCGTGCGCTTCTGGCCTTGCCTAACTACCACTCGCCTGCTTTCATCAATCAGCTTATACAG atgtcCGAGCGATTGAGGTTTTTTGACCCCCAGTTAAAGGAGAAGCCAGAGCAAGAACTCTTCCAAGAACCTGACTGGCTACTGCAGCTAAGGAAACTCAGCAACCAGATCAGg GATGGCGTGATAACCTTACGGACAGATCGGAGTACTCCCCAGCCATCTGCCTGCACTACACCAAACTCTGAGGGACAAGCAAGTCATGCTGAAGCTCCATCTTTTATTTCTGACTCCCACAACCCCCTCATGACAAGTCTTATGCCCCAGCCTGGCCCATCCACCCCAGGGGTTCAGCTCATGccaccag CTCCAGTAACTATTTTGCAAGACGGGACGGCTTCTCTGCACCACGGCCCTCTCCATATCGAGGGTGTCCCGTTTAACCCAACAGCCCCTGCTCCACCCCAGCCTGGCTTCATCCCTCAATATCAGCCTGAGAACCAGTCATATCAATCTATGCCAGCCCAGAGTCCCACTCTTCAGCCACCTGGTATGCCTCCACAAATACCCTTCTACACACCAATGGAAATTCCACCTCAGACATCTCCCCAGATGCCTCCCCAGATGCCTCCCCAGATGCCTCCCCAGATGCCTTCCCAGATGCCTCTCCAGATGCCTCCCCAGATGTCTCCTCAGAATTCCCTCCACATGCACCCCCATATGCCTCCCCACATTCCACAACAGATTCATGGTGTAGAATCTACACCTACTCCTCCATCTCCACAGTCTCCATCTGCTCATGCTCCACCTGCCCAGATGGACTTCTATGACAACATGGCACAGATg AGTACAGGAAGAAGATCCCGAACCACATCGCAGTCTTCAGTGCACAGG aTCTCTGGACGTCGTTCTCGCACTACGTCGGAGTCGTCCACTCATTCGGCGGGAAGGGAGCGCAGCAACTCTTTAGCAAATCAgagctctcctcctcctccacccatACCAGAGGCTCCTATCCAGGAAGCGCCTAAGAAAACCAAGAAGGACTCTCCCAAAAAG GGAGGAGGTGGAGGCATCTTCAGCTGGTTATCCCGAAGGGTTAAGAATGAAGTTCATCTTCCAGATGACAACAATAAATCT ATTGTGTGGGATGaaaggagacagagatgggTGAATCAGGATGAAGGCGAGGAGGag GTCAAACCTGTTGCCCCTCCTCCCAAAACGTTTCCAAAAGCTCCAATGGGGGTCGGACCTGGAATGGGTGGAGCATCAACTGGACCACCTGCAGGGCCACCTATTAATGTGTTCTCCAGGAAAGCAG GCACTAAGGCTCGGTACGTGGATGTGTTGAATCCGGGCCGACGGAATTCCAACCCTACCCCTGCTGTTGCTCCACCCGCAGATCTGTTTGCTCCTCTTGCACCCATGGCCATGCCAGCAAACCTCTTTGTTCCttctgcag CACCTGATGACCAGCATCCAGTGGAGGGAAGTGTTCCAGATAGCAATGGAAACACAGAACACATTCAGCCAAACACAGCAGTTCCACAG